The following DNA comes from Marinilabiliales bacterium.
ATGAGAGCTGTGCAGGCGGAGTACTTACCACGGCAAACCGCTTTTTTACAGTTGAAAGACTCAGGAAGCTGGCTGAACAACTGGTGGATGATGTGACTCACGGAGAGACCGGAGATTTTCTGAAAAAGCAGATGACCATCAGTCCCATTGAGCCCCGTTCAATGCTCAAGCTTGATGAGGATATGTCGGAGGCCATGAAAAAGCTGAAAAGGGTTGAAGAGATAACCAAGTGTCTCCCTGATGTGGACTGTGCCGCTTGCGGCTCGCCCAATTGCCAGGCATTTGCCGAGGACATTGTACAGGGTTATGCAAAGATAAACCAGTGTGTATTTGTGCAGCGTATCTTTGAGAACAGGGGGATACTCTCATGCGAGGAATCACTCAGGATCATGAAAGAGGTATGGGGAGGGGACAAGCTTGACAAGAATTGCTGAAATACCGGCCCGGCAGTAAATGGTCAGGCATAAACAGTTTGTAAAATAATTAATGCAGAAGAAAAATGACAGTTGCAGATATAGTAAAAGAGCTTGGATTAAAGGTGTTCTCAGGTGAAGAAAACCTCGACGGGAAAGTTACGGGCGGTTATGTTTCTGACCTGCTTAGTGATGTGATGGGTAACGCTGCTGAAGGTATGGTATGGATCACCCTTCAGACGCACCGGAACGTAACCGCAGTTGCATCTCTGAAGGATCTTGCGGCAATCATACTTGTCAAGGGGCTTGTGCCCGACGATGATATGGCCGGCCAGGCAGCCATGGAGGGTATACCGGTTTTGGGGACCGGAATGCAGGCATTCGATGTGGCCGGGAAGCTTCACAACCTGCTGAACAGGGAATAGGCCTTCCGGTAACGGCAGGGAAAAACCAGGCAAAAACCAGGCAACAATGAATGATTACAGGGCCGACTTACACATACATTCAGTCCTCTCCCCATGCGGGGACCTTGAGATGAGTCCCCGAAACATCATCAGCCATGCCGTTGAAAAGAAGATAGATATTCTGGGTATAACCGATCACAATTCAACAAGGCACGGGCCTCTGATGCGCAGACTGGGAAGGGAGAAAGGTATTTTCGTGCTTACCGGCGCCGAGGTCACCACCAGGGAAGAGGTCCACTGCCTCGCGTTCTTTGAAACAGACCGGCAACTCAAACTTTTCCAGGAATTCCTGGATGACGCTCTGATCCCTTTCAGAAATGATCCCCGGAGGTTCGGGCACCAGGTAGTCGTAGATGAAAATGATAATATTCTCGACGAGGTTGAAAACCTGCTGGTATACGCAATAGACAGGGATATTGATCAGGTGGAGGAGATGGTGCACAGTCTCGGCGGACTGTTCATACCGGCACACATTAACAGGGGCATGAACAGTCTTATCAGCCAGCTTGGTTTTGTGCCGGAAGGTATAAAGGCAGATGCCCTCGAGATATCAAGGCATACCGGGAAAAAGGAGTTTCTCGGCGATAACCCGTACCTGTCTGATTTCACATTTCTGCAGAACTCTGATGCCCATTTTCCGGATGATATCGGGAGGGTGCATTCTCTGTTCAGAATGAATGAGGCAAGTTTTTCCGAAATTAAAATGGCCCTGGCCGGTGAAGGGGGAAGGAGAGTGGTTTCGCCATGAAGGATATAGCATTGCATATACTTGACATAGCCCAGAATTCTGTGGTTGCCGGTGCTAAACTGATTGTTGTTGAGACAAAAGAGTGTCGCGGATCGGACAGGTTAACGGTGACTTTAACCGATAACGGCTGCGGAATGGATAGCGAAACTGTTGAGAAGCTGACTGATCCGTGGTTTACGTCGCGGACAACCCGAAGGGTCGGAATGGGGATACCACTGCTGATGCAGAGTGCGGTTCAGGCCGGGGGCTGGATCGATATAAGCTCTGAACCGGGCAATGGGACCAGGGTCACGGCGGTTTTCAGCCTTTCGCATATTGACCTTCCGCCGAAAGGCGATATAGCAGGGGTAATAAGCATGCTTGCAGGCGCCAATCCGGAAATGGATTTTGTTTACCGGCACAAATACGGAGAGGCTGAATATATCTTTGATACCCGTGAGGTGAAAGAGGTGCTGGAAGGTGTGCCGCTGAGTGAGCCAAAAGTGATCGGATATATGAAGGAGATGATCGCAGAGAATCTGGGCGAGCTTGAACAACAATTTACAAAGTATAATAAAAATCATTAATTTTTTATATTTAATGGGATAGCTTTGTCATCCCTGAAAAGATTGCAGAATTTCTAAAAACTATAAAAATACGGATATGGCAAAAGTAAAGTCACTGGCTGACCTTAAGAAGATGAAGGAGCAGCTTCAGTCATCGATCTCCCTCAGGGAGAAAAGCGAGCACCCCGAGGGTATGGTGCAGGTCAAGGTAGCCATGGCTACATGCGGGATCGCATCGGGAGCAAAGGATGTAATGGAATTCTTTACCGGCAACCTTGAGAAGCGCAATGTTGAGGCCATCGTTACCCAGACCGGCTGTATGGGCTACTGCTATGCCGAACCGACCATTGAGGTCAGGCTTCCCGGACAGGACCCTGTCGTCTATGGTTTCGTTGACGTGAAAAAGGCCGATGAGATAATTGAAAAGTATATTAAGCAGGGAGAGCTGGTAGACGGGATAATCCCGGTTAATTATGAAACTATTGATAAAAAATAATACACAAAAGGAACAGAACAATGTCTAAATACAAAATGCATCTCCTTGTATGCGGCGGAACAGGCTGCCATGCCTCAGCTTCAAACCAGCTTCTTGAAAACCTCAAGAAGGAGGTGGCCGACAAGGACCTTTCCGGTGAAGTGCAGGTAATATCCACTGGTTGCTTCGGTTTTTGCGAAAAGGGACCGATAGTGAAAACTATTCCCGATAATACCTTCTATACGGAGGTGAAGCCTGAAGACGCAACCGATATAGTTGCCGAACACGTCATCAAGGGCCGCCAGGTAAAAAGACTCCTTTACAAGGACCCCGTAAGGAAAGAGGTGATAAGCGACTCCAAAGATATGGGGTTCTACAAGAAGCAGCTCAGAATAGCGCTGAGAAATTGCGGCTTTATCAATCCCGAGAATATTGACGAGTATATTGCAGCTGACGGTTATAATGCCCTCGGTAAGGTTTTGACAGAAATGACTCCCGAAGAGGCTACCAAAGTTGTGATTGATAGCGGACTAAGAGGGCGCGGTGGCGGCGGGTTTCCTGCCGGTGTAAAATGGGACATAGCACGCAAGGTCGAATCCGATCAGAAATATGTGGTTTGCAATGCCGACGAGGGCGACCCCGGGGCATTCATGGACCGCTCAATTCTCGAGGGTGACCCCCATTCAGTTATCGAGGCTATGGCTATCAACGGTTACTGTATAGGGGCGGATAAAGGGCTGGTATATATTCGTGCAGAATATCCGCTGGCCATCGAGAGGCTGAAGATAGCACTTGACCAGGCAAGGGAATACGGCCTGCTGGGTGAGGATATCCTTGGTACCGGTTTTAATTTTGAAATTGAGATACGTTATGGCGCCGGCGCCTTCGTATGCGGTGAGGAGACGGCACTTATCCATTCAATGGAGGGTCACAGGGGCGAACCTACATTCAAGCCCCCTTTCCCGGCGCAGTCGGGTTACCTCGGCAAGCCGACCAACGTAAACAACGTGGAGACCTTTGCCAACATACCTGTTATTTATAACAAGGGAGCAGAATGGTTTGCATCAATCGGAACAGAAAAGTCCAAAGGGACAAAGGTATTTGCCCTTGCGGGGAAGATAAATAACGTCGGACTTATTGAGGTGCCTATGGGAACCACCCTCCGTGAGGTTATTTTTGAAATAGGGGGCGGGATAAAAGATGGTAAAAAGTTTAAGGCCGTTCAGACAGGCGGTCCCTCCGGGGGATGCCTTACCGAGAAGCACCTTGACACACCCATTGATTTTGATACTCTGATTGCAAGCGGATCGATGATGGGCTCGGGCGGTATGATCGTAATGGACGAGGATGACTGCATGGTATCGGTGGCCCGTTTCTACCTCGATTTTACCGTCGAGGAATCCTGCGGGAAGTGCACTCCCTGCCGGGTCGGGAACAAAAGGTTATATGAGCTGCTGGATGTGATCAGCAAGGGCAACGGCACACATGCCGAACTTGACAAGCTCAGGAACCTGAGTGAAGTGATAAAGGATACATCGTTGTGCGGACTGGGGCAGACATCACCGAACCCTGTTCTGTCAACAATGGACAATTTCTGGGATGAATATCTCTCTCACGTCGAAGATAAGATGTGTCCTGCCGGGCAGTGCAAGGAGCTCATCCGCTACGAGGTTGTCGAGGAGAACTGTGTGGGCTGTACTGCCTGTGCCCGCAACTGCCCCGTCAACTGCATCAGCGGCGAGCGGAAAGAGATCCATTTCATAGATCAGAGCCTCTGCATAAAATGCGGAGCCTGCTTCGAGAAGTGCAAGTTTAATGCAATAAGTGTGTCATAAATTATTTTTAATATAATGGAAAAAATAAAAGTTAAAATAGATAACCGGATGGTTGAGGTGGGAAAGGGAACCACAATCCTTGAGGCCGCCAGGAAGATTGATATAGATATTCCCACCCTCTGCTATATGAACCTTGGGGATATGGGGATCGAGCACAAGCCGGGCGGATGCCGCATCTGTGTTGTGGAGGTCGACGGGCGCAGGAACCTGGCGCCTTCGTGTGCGACTGACTGCCATGACGGGATGGAGGTGAAGACCCACAGCATCAGGGTGCTGAATGCGCGCCGCACGGTGATGGAACTGATGCTCTCCGACCATCCTTTTGAGTGCCTTACATGTGCCAAGTCGGGCAACTGCGATCTGCAGAGCATGGCGATCAAGTTCGGGATAAGGGAAATAACCTATGAAGGTGAAAAATCAACCTACAAGCCCGATACATCTCCTGCTATACTGCGTGATGTGGATAAATGCATTATGTGCCGCCGTTGCGAGAAGATGTGCAACGAGGTGCAGACAGTAGGAGTTCTCTCTGCCATAAACCGCGGCTTTGAGTCGGTGGTTGCACCTGCATTTGAGAGAAACCTTGATCACAGTGAATGTACCTATTGCGGCCAGTGCGTAGCTGTCTGCCCAACTGCAGCGCTTACCGAAGTTGACCATACCAACCAGGTGCTGCGGGCACTGGCAGATCCAAACAAGACAGTAGTGGTTCAGACTGCTCCTGCCGTAAGGGCAGCCCTCGGCGAGGAGTTCGGGATGGAACCGGGAACGCTGGTTACAGGCAAGATGGTGGCGGCGCTCAAGCAGCTGGAGTTCGACTATGTTTTTGACACTGATTTTGCTGCCGACCTTACCATCATGGAGGAGGGCGCTGAGATACTGGGGCGTCTCGGGAAGTTCCTCGCGGGGGATAAGGATGTTAAACTGCCAATTCTTACATCATGCTGCCCCGGATGGGTGAGCTTCTTCGAGTATCATTTTCCCGACATGCTTGACATACCTTCAACAGCAAGATCGCCGCAGCAGATGTTCGGTGCGATAGCAAAGACTTACTTTGCAGATAAGATCAAGAGAGACCGCAAGGATATGGTGGTAGTATCTATTATGCCATGCGTCGCCAAAAAATTTGAGTGCACACGCGAGGAATTCAGCGTGGACGGGAATCCGGATGTCGATTTTTCATTGTCGACCCGCGAGCTGGCCAATCTCATAAAGAGGGCAAATATTGATTTCAACAAGCTTTCCGACGAGGAGTTTGACGGCCCCATGGGCGAATCTACAGGCGCCGCTGTGATCTTCGGAACTACTGGCGGGGTGATCGAGGCTGCCACAAGGAGTGCATACGAGATGCATACAGGCAATAAGCTTGAAAAAGTTGATTTTGAGCAGTTAAGGGGGATGGAAGGTATCAGGGAAGCTACTGTCGATTTTGACGGCTTCCCGCTGAAGATAGGTATCGCCCACGGACTGGGAAATGCCAGGAAGCTGCTGGAGGACATCCGGTCAGGAAACAGCGAGTTCCACGCTATAGAGATCATGGCCTGTCCGGGCGGTTGTATCGGGGGAGGGGGACAGCCCCTGCACCATGGTAATTCGGCTATTCTGAAAGCAAGACAGAAGGCCATTTACCAGGAAGATGCTGCCAAACCGATCAGAAAATCACATGAGAACCCTTCCATAATCAAGCTTTACAAGGAGTTCCTTGGTGAGCCCCTGGGCGAGAAGGCCCATCACCTGTTGCACACAAAGTATTTCGACAGGGGTAAGGAAATTGTTATTGACGCAGATGTGAAAGAAGAAAACAAGTAAAATATTATATTTCGAAACAAACAGGAGAACAGCAAATGTCAGCAATCAAAATAAAACTCAGGGAAAATGACCTCAAACAGCTCAAGGAGGTCTGCAGTTCGTTCAATAATGAACCTGGTGAGTTGATCAACGTGCTTCACAGGGCACAGGGGATTTTCGGGTACCTGCCTGCAGAGGTTCAGGAAGTGGTGGCCCGGGAGCTAAATGTATCTGTTGCCAAGGTTTATGGCGTGGTAACCTTCTATTCATTCTTCACGATGGTTCCGCGCGGCAAATATCCCATCTCTGTCTGTACGGGAACCGCCTGTTATGTTCGCGGAGCCGAGAAGGTGCTTGACGAGTTCAAGCGTATCCTGAAAGTGCCGGTAGGAGAGACCACTCCCGACGGCAGGTTTTCTATTGCGGGACTGAGGTGCGTGGGGGCATGCGGACTTGCACCGGTGGTGCTGGTGGGGGACAAAACTTACGGACGCGTTGCTCCCGACGGAGTCAAAGAGATCCTCAAGGAATATGAGGATGATTAATATTGTCACTTCATTATTATAGTTAACCGGTAAGTTTTTGCTTAAAATAACATATCAATCTGCCATGACTTAATCCCGGCAGAGGCAATTTGGCCGGTTGACATGCAGTATGAGAAGAATGTCGCCGCAGGGTTACAGCAGCAGTCACCGAATCTGCCTGTCAGTCGTGAAACAGCAGCTGGCCGTTTTTGGTGAGGTGGAGGTATCTCAGTTCTGCCCTGCTGGAACTAAGGTTGAAGGGGATCTGGATAAACGACCTGACGGTTTCTCCTTGCAGCCTTGCGGGTTCCCACTGTCCCGGAAGCATTTCGATCGTTTCCCTGAAAAAGGTATTGACAGATGGTACTGAGCCTTCAAGTACCCTTATTCCTGACAATTCTCCGTTCTCCATAACCACGGCACCAATAATAATCCGTTGGTTCATCTCAGGGAGATCCACTTGTTCGACCCTTGACATGACAAATCTCCTGAAAAACTCATCGCCAAAGGAATAGGTGGCCGGCTGGTCTGTGGAATAAAATATGTCGTGAATGTACTCGGTACCGTCAGGGTAATAGTTTCTGTTGGAAACCAGTAAATTGTTATTGTATGTTGAAATTGATTTAATTGCACCTCCGGGATAGTATTCGGTTACCTCACCCTCAAGGTGCAGGTGGTAAGGGGAGGTTGTGTAGCCGGTTCTCATTATCTGCCCGGCTCTCTCTTCTGTAAAACGGTAAAGTCCGCGTTCAACCTCCTCAATATGCCGCATATACCTTTTCGAAAAAACCGTCTCTTCCCTGTAACGGATCTTCAGTGTGCCGTCCCGTGTAACTCTGATCCTCTCTGTCCTGATCCTCTGCGGCCCCTTTTCTGTGATCAGACTGTGCTGCACCCTGTAACGGCTGGCAGAGGACCTTGTAACAGTGATCTTCTCTATGGCCTTACCGGGCTCTTCGACCGGCTTACCGTTAACACCGTAGTAATATACTGTATCCCTCGCATTAAGGGTGACAGTAAGTGCCAGGAAAAGTACTATGATCGCTTTAATGTACATGGCTGAACGAAATTTGCTTCTCTTTGTTTGTTGTAATCAAGACCTGATCCTATAACTGACTGTAAAGATAAAATATTATACCCGGAAATTTATTACACCTGTGCAATAAGTCGTTCCAGACAGCCCCGCCCGTTATTCCAGGCCGGTAAATTTGTTATATTCGTGCTGTAAATGTCATTATTTATCAGAGATGAGAGTATTACGTTTTGCTTCGGTTTTTTTAATCATTCCATTTTTTTTGCCCGGGCTGCTCAGATCACAGGTTCCCGAGGGCGGGACAATGATGAACGCAACCTCCGGCACAACGTGGCGGCAGATTGGCAAGGGAGAGGTAACTGAAATAACTTATGGCGGACAGGATGCCCGTGCACAGGGCTTCTTCCTTGATGACTGGACTCCCAAAACCATTGAGATAACCGATTTTGATGAGGTTATTCAGACCACGGAGGAGGCGACGGTTACAGTTTCGGTCAGGGCCGATTCGGTAATTACCAGGGTAAGTCCGTTTGTGTACGGCCATAACGCGGCAGCCTGGGGCGGAAAGCTAAATGAAAGCTCCAGGGCGCTTGAGAATATACAGAATCTTTCTCCCAACGTAATCAGGTGGCCCGGCGGCAGTATGTCGAATAATTATTTCTGGAATGCCAGCAGCAGGGCTACCTGTCCCCCTGACCTTCCACCAGATTTTGAATACAGGGCACTTCATTACGGATCCAATAACCAGGATTGGACGATGTCGGTCGATAACTATTATGACTTGCTGGAGAAAACCAATTCAGAGGGAAGTATCTCAATAAACTATTCCTATGCCCGGTATGGCACGGGCGATGATCCGGTCCGCACTGCCGCAAGGTATGCGGCCGACTGGGTGAGGTATGACAATGGGAGGACCCGCTTCTGGGAAATCGGAAATGAAAATTATGGTAGCTGGGAAAGCGGTTATATAATAGATCAGTCTCTCAATCAAGACGGTCAGCCCAGGCTTATCTCCGGAGAGCTTTACGGCAAACATGCCAGGGTATTTATCAAAGAGATGAGAAAGGCGGCAAGGGAAACAGGGCATGATATCAAAATCGGGGTAGTAACCCGTAATGAGCACGTTACCTATACCGATAATGTAATGAACAGCTGGAACCGGGGTATGATGAGCCAGGTGGGCGATATGGCCGATTTTTTTATACCCCATACCTATTTTACCCCTTATAAGGAAAACTCCGGAGTCGATGTTATTTTGAATTCCGAAACAAAAGTAAAAAGCATAAGGGATTATATTGACGGCGGATTAAAGAACCATGCCGGCCTCGATCCCCAGCCAATCGCGCTAACCGAATGGAACATTTTTGCCGAGGGCAGGATGCAGCAGGTATCATTTATCAACGGCATGCACGCCGCCCTTGTACTGGGTGAGGCGATCAAAAACCAGTACGGTATGACGATCCGCTGGGATCTTGTAAACGGGTGGAGCGACGGCGACAATCACGGCATATTTGCCGACGGCGAGCCCGGGATTCCGCGATACACTCCGAGAGCGCCTTTTTTCCATATGTACTATTTCCAGAAGTTTTTCGGCGACCGTATGGTCCACTTGGCGGTTGAAGGCAATGCGGATGTAGTGGGCTATGCCTCCAGGTTTCATTCCGGGCAGAGCGGAATAGTTCTTGTGAACAAGGGAACTGCCGGTCAGGTTGTCACTATTAATATGGAAAATTTTAATGCAGGCGACCGGTACTACTATTATCTGCTTACCGGGGGAAATGATAACGGCGATTTCTCCCGGAAGG
Coding sequences within:
- a CDS encoding (2Fe-2S) ferredoxin domain-containing protein; this translates as MAKVKSLADLKKMKEQLQSSISLREKSEHPEGMVQVKVAMATCGIASGAKDVMEFFTGNLEKRNVEAIVTQTGCMGYCYAEPTIEVRLPGQDPVVYGFVDVKKADEIIEKYIKQGELVDGIIPVNYETIDKK
- a CDS encoding ATP-binding protein — encoded protein: MKDIALHILDIAQNSVVAGAKLIVVETKECRGSDRLTVTLTDNGCGMDSETVEKLTDPWFTSRTTRRVGMGIPLLMQSAVQAGGWIDISSEPGNGTRVTAVFSLSHIDLPPKGDIAGVISMLAGANPEMDFVYRHKYGEAEYIFDTREVKEVLEGVPLSEPKVIGYMKEMIAENLGELEQQFTKYNKNH
- a CDS encoding T9SS C-terminal target domain-containing protein, with the protein product MRVLRFASVFLIIPFFLPGLLRSQVPEGGTMMNATSGTTWRQIGKGEVTEITYGGQDARAQGFFLDDWTPKTIEITDFDEVIQTTEEATVTVSVRADSVITRVSPFVYGHNAAAWGGKLNESSRALENIQNLSPNVIRWPGGSMSNNYFWNASSRATCPPDLPPDFEYRALHYGSNNQDWTMSVDNYYDLLEKTNSEGSISINYSYARYGTGDDPVRTAARYAADWVRYDNGRTRFWEIGNENYGSWESGYIIDQSLNQDGQPRLISGELYGKHARVFIKEMRKAARETGHDIKIGVVTRNEHVTYTDNVMNSWNRGMMSQVGDMADFFIPHTYFTPYKENSGVDVILNSETKVKSIRDYIDGGLKNHAGLDPQPIALTEWNIFAEGRMQQVSFINGMHAALVLGEAIKNQYGMTIRWDLVNGWSDGDNHGIFADGEPGIPRYTPRAPFFHMYYFQKFFGDRMVHLAVEGNADVVGYASRFHSGQSGIVLVNKGTAGQVVTINMENFNAGDRYYYYLLTGGNDNGDFSRKVYVNGLTTSYDGGGPDNYSEIIPYGTTIEGDIRLELPGRGTLFVIVEQDTTLPGQTIEFDPLPVKMVGDSDFRLHATASSGLQVKFATTDPQVAVVRHDRVEIIGAGECEIIAYQEGDHATAAVQVSRTLTVQKAGQGISMEPFDETAYGVEFTGDPATVSSGLPARYTSSDHDIAVILDGKIVITGTGTTEITAYQDGNRNFAPAEPVTQTLAVGQGSQEIIMETSAEITFGDTWPGHPATATSGLPVSYTSSNHEVATVKGDSIFIAGAGVTEITASQNGNENWYPATPVVMTLTVLKSGQTINFPKLPEKTVDDADFPAGATASSGLEVTYTSSDTEVAVVSEGMIQITGAGTTTITAMQEGNENYNAAPEVSRELVVLAPTVIDEADPAGDDGINIFPNPASGYVTIITGAGDFVIRIYNQTGVLVYHDPDPPAQLVIPVENLGGNGIYLVRVNSSVKRLVVLD
- a CDS encoding NAD(P)H-dependent oxidoreductase subunit E — translated: MSAIKIKLRENDLKQLKEVCSSFNNEPGELINVLHRAQGIFGYLPAEVQEVVARELNVSVAKVYGVVTFYSFFTMVPRGKYPISVCTGTACYVRGAEKVLDEFKRILKVPVGETTPDGRFSIAGLRCVGACGLAPVVLVGDKTYGRVAPDGVKEILKEYEDD
- a CDS encoding 4Fe-4S dicluster domain-containing protein; the encoded protein is MEKIKVKIDNRMVEVGKGTTILEAARKIDIDIPTLCYMNLGDMGIEHKPGGCRICVVEVDGRRNLAPSCATDCHDGMEVKTHSIRVLNARRTVMELMLSDHPFECLTCAKSGNCDLQSMAIKFGIREITYEGEKSTYKPDTSPAILRDVDKCIMCRRCEKMCNEVQTVGVLSAINRGFESVVAPAFERNLDHSECTYCGQCVAVCPTAALTEVDHTNQVLRALADPNKTVVVQTAPAVRAALGEEFGMEPGTLVTGKMVAALKQLEFDYVFDTDFAADLTIMEEGAEILGRLGKFLAGDKDVKLPILTSCCPGWVSFFEYHFPDMLDIPSTARSPQQMFGAIAKTYFADKIKRDRKDMVVVSIMPCVAKKFECTREEFSVDGNPDVDFSLSTRELANLIKRANIDFNKLSDEEFDGPMGESTGAAVIFGTTGGVIEAATRSAYEMHTGNKLEKVDFEQLRGMEGIREATVDFDGFPLKIGIAHGLGNARKLLEDIRSGNSEFHAIEIMACPGGCIGGGGQPLHHGNSAILKARQKAIYQEDAAKPIRKSHENPSIIKLYKEFLGEPLGEKAHHLLHTKYFDRGKEIVIDADVKEENK
- a CDS encoding PHP domain-containing protein; protein product: MNDYRADLHIHSVLSPCGDLEMSPRNIISHAVEKKIDILGITDHNSTRHGPLMRRLGREKGIFVLTGAEVTTREEVHCLAFFETDRQLKLFQEFLDDALIPFRNDPRRFGHQVVVDENDNILDEVENLLVYAIDRDIDQVEEMVHSLGGLFIPAHINRGMNSLISQLGFVPEGIKADALEISRHTGKKEFLGDNPYLSDFTFLQNSDAHFPDDIGRVHSLFRMNEASFSEIKMALAGEGGRRVVSP
- a CDS encoding NADH-quinone oxidoreductase subunit NuoF; this encodes MSKYKMHLLVCGGTGCHASASNQLLENLKKEVADKDLSGEVQVISTGCFGFCEKGPIVKTIPDNTFYTEVKPEDATDIVAEHVIKGRQVKRLLYKDPVRKEVISDSKDMGFYKKQLRIALRNCGFINPENIDEYIAADGYNALGKVLTEMTPEEATKVVIDSGLRGRGGGGFPAGVKWDIARKVESDQKYVVCNADEGDPGAFMDRSILEGDPHSVIEAMAINGYCIGADKGLVYIRAEYPLAIERLKIALDQAREYGLLGEDILGTGFNFEIEIRYGAGAFVCGEETALIHSMEGHRGEPTFKPPFPAQSGYLGKPTNVNNVETFANIPVIYNKGAEWFASIGTEKSKGTKVFALAGKINNVGLIEVPMGTTLREVIFEIGGGIKDGKKFKAVQTGGPSGGCLTEKHLDTPIDFDTLIASGSMMGSGGMIVMDEDDCMVSVARFYLDFTVEESCGKCTPCRVGNKRLYELLDVISKGNGTHAELDKLRNLSEVIKDTSLCGLGQTSPNPVLSTMDNFWDEYLSHVEDKMCPAGQCKELIRYEVVEENCVGCTACARNCPVNCISGERKEIHFIDQSLCIKCGACFEKCKFNAISVS
- a CDS encoding serine kinase; the protein is MTVADIVKELGLKVFSGEENLDGKVTGGYVSDLLSDVMGNAAEGMVWITLQTHRNVTAVASLKDLAAIILVKGLVPDDDMAGQAAMEGIPVLGTGMQAFDVAGKLHNLLNRE